The following coding sequences lie in one Fusibacter sp. A1 genomic window:
- a CDS encoding amidohydrolase: MLIKNGTLYTIENGILETTDLRVTGDKITEIAKDIKPKAREEVIDAAGKLVFPGFIDAHCHVGMWEEGIGFEGSDGNEATDPITPHLRAIDAINPRDEAFELALKGGVTTACTGPGSANVIGGTFTVMKLHGHRVDDMVIRDNMAMKCAFGENPKRVYADKKITPSTRMGTAALLRQTLAKAKEYLVKIESAAGDVSKLPTYDMKLDAMLPVLKKEIPLKAHAHRADDIFTAIRIAKEFDVNLTLEHCTEGHLIASDLAKEGFSAVVGPSFGNKSKFELNEKSFVTPGVLQQAGVKVAIMTDSPVIPLEYLPMCASLAVKAGMSEAEALKAITLHPAQIIEVDDRIGSLVVGKDADIVIWDRHPFDLHAVAEKIIVNGITIF; the protein is encoded by the coding sequence ATGCTTATAAAAAACGGCACACTTTACACCATTGAAAATGGAATTCTAGAAACAACCGATCTACGGGTGACAGGTGATAAAATCACTGAAATCGCTAAGGACATAAAGCCCAAAGCGCGCGAAGAAGTCATCGACGCAGCAGGAAAACTCGTATTCCCCGGATTTATCGACGCGCATTGCCATGTCGGCATGTGGGAAGAAGGTATTGGCTTTGAAGGTTCTGACGGCAATGAGGCAACCGATCCGATCACGCCGCATCTGCGGGCGATCGATGCGATCAATCCAAGGGATGAGGCCTTCGAACTGGCCTTAAAGGGCGGGGTGACAACTGCTTGTACTGGCCCTGGCAGCGCAAACGTGATTGGTGGAACCTTTACTGTCATGAAGCTGCACGGTCACCGAGTGGATGATATGGTCATCCGTGACAACATGGCGATGAAATGCGCATTTGGCGAGAATCCTAAAAGAGTGTATGCCGACAAAAAAATCACGCCGTCCACACGAATGGGAACAGCGGCTCTTCTTCGACAAACCTTAGCTAAAGCCAAGGAATATCTGGTGAAAATCGAAAGCGCAGCAGGCGATGTGTCAAAACTGCCGACTTACGACATGAAACTGGACGCGATGTTACCCGTACTAAAAAAAGAAATCCCGCTAAAGGCACATGCGCATCGTGCGGACGACATCTTTACTGCAATAAGAATCGCTAAGGAGTTCGATGTCAACCTGACCCTAGAACACTGTACAGAAGGTCATCTGATCGCTAGTGATCTTGCAAAAGAAGGCTTTAGCGCCGTTGTCGGTCCTAGTTTTGGGAACAAATCAAAATTCGAACTGAATGAAAAGTCCTTTGTTACACCAGGTGTACTCCAACAAGCCGGAGTCAAAGTAGCCATAATGACAGACAGCCCTGTCATTCCGCTAGAATACCTACCCATGTGCGCAAGCCTTGCCGTTAAAGCGGGCATGAGTGAAGCAGAAGCCCTAAAAGCGATCACCCTCCACCCCGCACAAATCATAGAAGTGGACGACCGAATCGGTAGTTTAGTAGTTGGCAAAGATGCAGATATCGTCATTTGGGACAGGCATCCATTTGACTTACACGCCGTTGCAGAAAAAATCATCGTAAACGGAATTACTATTTTCTAA
- a CDS encoding HAD family hydrolase, whose product MLKRNIKTLYFDYDGTLHDSIAVYAPAFRKAFDYLVEHGYANERSWADDEIAKWLGYNKEAMWQAFMPDLPEALKQEAGMLIGTEMNRRIEKGEARLYKHSLKVLRYLRQQGYRLVFISNCSDGYMQAHKKQFGLDDYFDEFITSQAYDYLPKWQILSILRGNQHENALMIGDRWMDMEAGIKNNMQTIGCRYGFGTTKELENATVLIDDVGELMGIL is encoded by the coding sequence TTACGACGGCACCCTACACGATTCAATCGCTGTTTATGCGCCTGCTTTCAGAAAGGCGTTCGATTATCTGGTCGAGCACGGCTACGCAAATGAAAGAAGCTGGGCTGATGACGAAATCGCAAAATGGCTGGGATACAACAAAGAAGCCATGTGGCAGGCCTTTATGCCTGACCTTCCAGAGGCTTTAAAGCAAGAAGCCGGCATGTTAATAGGCACAGAAATGAACAGACGAATCGAAAAAGGCGAGGCGAGGTTATACAAGCATTCGCTTAAGGTGCTCCGTTATTTGAGGCAACAGGGCTATCGACTTGTCTTTATCAGCAACTGCAGCGACGGCTATATGCAGGCTCATAAAAAACAGTTTGGTCTGGATGACTATTTTGATGAGTTTATCACTTCACAAGCGTATGATTACCTGCCTAAATGGCAGATACTGAGTATCCTAAGAGGGAATCAGCATGAAAATGCCCTCATGATAGGTGACCGTTGGATGGACATGGAGGCAGGTATTAAAAATAATATGCAGACGATCGGTTGCAGGTACGGGTTCGGGACTACTAAAGAGCTTGAAAACGCCACTGTGTTGATAGATGATGTTGGGGAATTGATGGGAATTTTGTGA